The following is a genomic window from Halichoerus grypus chromosome 13, mHalGry1.hap1.1, whole genome shotgun sequence.
gaaagaggaatgaatgcatgcataAATGGACAGATGGGtagatggacggatggatagatATGTATGAATGgaccaatggatggatggacagatggatgaatggacagatgggtggatggacaaaTGGGTGGATAGACAaatggacaggtggatggatgaatggacaggCAGACTGAGGAGACAGGTCAGTCCCCATGGCCCCCTGGCAGGCTCATCGGTGTGTCCCTGACTAGTGAAGGTGTCTGAGCGAGCTCAGGTGGAAGAGAGCCAGGTGCGTCAGGCCAAGGTGGGAGGAGCCCGTTTGCAGAAAGGGAGGTTGGGAGGAGGGACGGGAGAAGAGCCAGAAACACTGGCGCCTCCATTCAGCCCTTGTGTGCTTGACCCTGGATGAATTGGCCTCCAGCAAAGTCTTGGTGGTGGGCTCACCTGTCTGAGAAGCTCCAGTTGTATCTTTCGAGTAGAAGGGAGACAAAGAGGCCCGCCCCCTCCCAGGTGCTCTGGAGCGGGGCCAGCGAGCAGGAACCACCTTCCTGGGAAAACCGGCCTTCACTGGCCGGCAGGACCTCGCGGGTGCCCGCCCGAGCTCCCTGGGGCTGTGCAGCCAAGTCACGAAATGGGGGCTTAGAACAACAGACATGCCTTCTCAGTTCTGGAGCCAGGAGTCTGAAGTCAAGGCCTCAggagggccatgctccctccaaaGGCTCCGGGGGGGGGAATCTATCCCGTGTGTCTGTTCTGGCTTCTGGGGGTGGCTGGCAATCCTTGGGGTCAGTCTCTGCCCCATCCTCGTGTGGCCGTCTTCCCTGCATGTGTCCCACAGTTTACCcgctcataaggacaccagtcagtgGATGTAGGGCCCACTCGTACCCAGTAGGACCTCAtatttgcaaagaccctatttcccaGGCCAACCTGCCACCCACCGTCCTGCTGGCTTGGGTCTATCTGGCCGCCTGTCACAAGGAGCAGGCTGGTCCTTGAGCCCTGCCTCCAAGCTAATGTTGGTGTTTGCTTAGTTTTCCTGCTTTGGGTGTCAGACCTCGGGCCTGTGGGGTGAGTGCTGGGCCCGTGACGCTTTGTGGCTCTCCAGGGAGACTCCGTGCGGGGACTCCTGGGCTCCCCCCGCCAGGCCTGTTCAGCTCCACGGTGGTGCCATGTTGGGGGAGGACAGTGAGCCTAAGgaaccccctccccactgctctgggATTTGTCCCATGGCCCCAGGCCCTATCGTACGAAGAGTGGGAACTCTTGAATGTCTCCTTCTTGGATCACTTTCCTCATGGGTGAAGGTCACAGTCAACAAATCCCAAATGCACACCGAAGATAATCCACTTTAATTTGGATAGCCGCAAAAGCCGTCGCCGGCTGCCAAGGTCAGTGTCCTGGAGGAAAGGCCATTCTAGCCGTTGCAGAGGTTCCACGTGGCTTTGGTGAGGACACCTCTCCGCCGAGTCAGTGGAGGGGGCGTCTCCCTAgcggtctctctctttctgcaggAGCAGCAGGGGGCTCTGGACCCCCCTCCTGTCACACGCCCTCCGTGGTTGGGGCTGGTTGCTCCCTGCCGGAACGGAGAGCTCACGGCCGCTGTGCGTCCCCTGGGGTGGGCACAGACACCACTGGGCTGTCCCTCCGTGTCCCTGGCGGCCAGGCTGGGACCCCTGGGCAGGCTGGGCTGTCACCCCGAGACACGGAACTCTCACAACAGAGCAGTTACCTTCCTTTGCCGTCCTGTGGGCCGTGCCTGGTTCGGCCGCCAGGAGGGGGGGCTCCGAAGCACCCCTGTGTGTTTGTACTTCCAGCCAGCGCCTATTTATCCTCACCCGGCGGCTCCTGGGAAGGCCCATGAATCACAGGCCGAGGCAGGTGGGGCCTCCGGACCCCGCTCCCTCTGGGGCCCGCCCTGggccccccacctcacccccagccTGCCCAGGAGACCAGAGAGCCGGCCTGCTCCCCCAGACTATAACAGGGCCCTCCCAGCTGGGAGCCTCCATCTGGGGTGCAGAGGGCCTGGGGGTGGTCTCCGCTCGTCTGTGCGTGGGACTCGCTcgttcctcccctgcccctgcttcccAGAGCTGCAAGGGGATCCAAATCCCCCTAGGTCACTGGCCAGTCCCGCGGGGTAGGTCTCACGAACGGCACGACCTTATCATATAGGTGGCTGGGCGGCTGCCGGCGTGTTCTCTTCAGGACGGAACAAGAATCCGGGCAtcggggaggggggcagtctgggtggctgggtgagggcGGTGGGCTGTCCGGGGGCTGTCTCTGCTCCAGGTAGGCCCGTGGCCGGCggagcaggtgcaggggcattcgggcccccgcccccgctccggCGGCCCCCAGCCTGGTGACCCCCACCAGAACGTGACCCAGTCTTGGAGGAGCTCCTGTTCCAGGGCGGTTGGAAAGTCCTTCCAGGGCCAGTGCTGTGCTTTCTTGGCTGTGAGAGGTGCTTCCCTTGCCCGCTCTCCAGGCTGGCTGGGTTCCATGGGGCTGGCACTACCATTTTGATGTTAAAATAACCCTGCATCCCGAAAGACTCAGCTCTGAGCTTCCGGACGGGCCCGTGGCTGCCAGGGAGGCCGAGCACCGcgcagccgccgccgccttcCCCCTGCGCCTGTCCCTGGAGCCCCGCAGGGCTGTCCTGGGCCCTTGGCGGTGACTTCCGGAGCTGTCTCGCCACCCAGGCCCGCTGGACGCCGGCCTGCGTCTGGGTTTTTGCTGGCTTCCCATATCTCTCGCACAGCACTTCCAGTTTGGGTAGATTTTAGATGTTTTTCCACTGGGGCCCTTTGGAAAACGGTGCCCAGAGCTCCAGCTTCCCAGCCCAGCCTGTGAAGTGAGTCTTGTCTCCTCTCCCGGTAGCCAGTCAGGGAGCGAGGTCCAGCCGGGATGCGGCTGCTCCCATGGGCGCTCGGGGAGGTGCCAGAAGGTCTGGCAGTTTCTTTATCCTGGGTCAACCCCAGGGGACTGTGCCGCTCGGCTCTGCAACAGCACGGAAGGCTCTCCCTCAAAGCCGTCCTCCCTGCTCCCTAGCTTGGCAGTTATTCTTtcgggaggggcggggagagcagGGTGGGGTGATGAAAACCAGCATCaggcttcctctctctctctccagccgtTCCACCGATCTGGACAGAAGAAACATCTCCAGAAACCTTAGTCCCCTCACATGCCTGcatcattctgttttcttctatagCCAATGTCATGCCCTCTTGAACAAGAGGCGCCCTGGGAGGCACTGTGCCTCATCCCACCCACACagggtctggcacacagtaggtgttcagcccacagcaggtgctcagcaaacagTAGGTGCTTGGCAAACATTAGGTGCTCTGCAAACATTAGGTGCTCTGCAAACACTTGTACACCTTTGGGGAAATGCCACGCTTTAGATAATGCCTTTGGGGAGAGAGCATTATTTTGATAAACATCAAATCATGGAGTTTTATAGGTGGGGTCAGTTGGTGTAACCAGATGAGCCATGGAAGCTGCCAGAAGTGCTTCAATCTTGTCACTGTCCTCCTACCCCTTTAAATTCAGTCTCCTGAAAGTGTGTGCTTGCTTCTGGAAGTGTTGTCTCAAAGCTCACAAGGGTGTGGGCTATGTGGCTTCGCTGCTCTCCAGGGAGGCCTCCCCTCCCTTGGACCTTCACAGAAAGGAGGCCTCCTGCTACAAGCCAGGTTGTATACAGggcttgctctgtgccaggccctgccccacACATTTGCAGGCTCTGTGGCCTGTCACCCACCCCGGAGGCCAGGAGGCTGCTGGCCAGAGGGGGGCTTCCCACCCCGAGTCCTCCAGGGCACGGATGGCTTCCTAGTGCTGCTGGAACAGACCGCCCCATGGTGGCTTAAAGCAGCACgtatttattatcttacagctcCAAAAGTCAGAAGTCTGAAGTGGGTCTTGCAGGCTAAAATCAAGGGTTTTGAAGACTGCGTTCCTTTGTGGAAGGTCGAGGGGACAATCATGCCTTGTCTTTTTCACCTTCTAGAGGCTGCCCGCATCCCTTGGCTAGTGGCCCCTTCCCCCATCCTAAGGCAGCAGGGCAGTGTCTTCAATCTGACCGCAACCCCCTGCCTCCCTCGGATAAGGACGCCTGCGAGCGATCGCGCCAGGCCGCCGGCTAGCCCAGGGtcccctccccatctcaagatccctaACCTAACCACATCACAGTCCCGGAGATTAGGGCACGCACATCTTTGGGGCATTATTCCACCTGCTGCGCCCAGGAAGGAGACAGCAGTTGGCCCTTTGTGGGCCACTCTGTAAATGCCAGCGAGATGTGGGGCCACCTTGAGGACAGCTACTGGGGGCTTTGGGggacctcctcctccttctccaagcCTCCGATCCTTTCTCCCTGTGGCCCTTGGCTCTTGTTCTGGGGAACGCTGTGCTcggctggggaggggctgccggCGATTCTGTCTGTAGGCTGACCCCAGACAGGCTTGGGCCCGGCCCTGGGCTACCGAGTCAGTGGGGGCGTCTTTGCACGTGAGAGTTCTCGCCTCTCAACAGTGCAGGGGCCGTGAGGTGCCCAGCCCTGGGTTAGACAGCCCATCAGGTCCTGAACGTTATGGAGCTCCTGGTCTGGGGGTCACAGACACACAAAGGGGTCGCAGCACCGGACCAGGGGAGAAGGAACCAGAAGGACGTTCCCGGTGCAGGAAGCAGCATGAGCCGAGGCACAGAGGCAGCGGCGGTGTGGCCGAGGGCGTGAGGGATACGTGGGCAGAGGCCAGTCCCACGCGTGCGAGAGGCAGCTGAGGAGTAGGAGTTGAGGGCATGGACTCTGGGACCAGACCCTagggttcaaatcctagttttgcctcttcctagctgtgtggcctcaggcaagttacttggtcgctctgggcctctgtttcagcatctataaaatgggggagcTAATAGCAGCTCTCTCCGGTCGAATGAGTGAATGCGTGGAGAGTGCCTGGTGCCGTCAGAGCTCAAAAAGCATGGGCTGCTGGGATTTATCCTCATCCCGGTGAGGACCAGGAGgacctgggtggggaggggacaggtccAGGAAATCTCAGGTCGATGAACAGTCAGGTCTTGGGCTGCGTATGATTCCTCATCTTGTCCGatccggggggtgggggctggcctgGAGGCTGAGCTCTTGCGCTTGCGTCTTAGGACCCTCCAGAAAACTGGGTAGAATGAATATCCTTTAGAACAGTATTGTCCAAGAGAACTTCGTGCGGTAGTGGGAATGTTCTAGATCCGCACCGATGGTACAGAAACCACGACTTCACGCGGCTGCTGAGCCCTTCAAGTGCAGCCGGGACGACTGGAATTTGTCATTTGTTCAGTGGTACTCAGGTTACACTGCGATCAGCCCGTGCAGCTAGCGGCTACCGGCCCAGACAGGGCAGCCCGAGAGCAGCGTCCCCAGAGGTGGGGGCTGCAGGAGACGCGTGGAAAAACTTCCTCTAGATGGTAAGATGTAGGAGCGTGGTTTACAGGCAACCCCAGACTTCGGGGACAGGACGGTgttgaaggagaaaggaagaggagtcCGTTCCGAAGACGAAGGGCGTTGGGAGTGCGGGTGGCAAGTGGACATGGaaggagctgaggagtgggcagtggtctcagctggtggagcaggggaggcagggctggggtcgGGGTGCTGTCTGGGGCTGAGGTGACCCCTCAGGGGCCTGATTGGGTGGTGTTCCAGGAAACGTGAAAGTGCAGGCCCCGTGACCTGTGGGGCCAGAGTTCACTCCACTCCACCCTTCAGGTCACACCTCAAGGGTCACTTCCACAGGGAAGCCCTCCAGGATTCCCCAACGGTCAGTCCCCCCACAGCCCGCCCCAGCACCAGCCCAGTGACTACAGCCCTCACTGCAGTTGGAATTTTAGGCCTTGAGGGGTCCTGTGAAGACCAGCGGAGGATTCAGGCAGCAAGCGCAGTCTGGATGCCAGGGGAGCACACAGGGGCTCCGTAAATGAACGGGATGGGAGGCCCACCGCCAGTCCCCTGAGCTCATTGAGCGCTCGCTGAGGGCACGTGGAGTCACAGCAGAGGCCGGCTGGGGGGTGGCCCCGCATGGGACACCTGCTGTCAGACCGGCTAGTGACGCGAGGTGACCCTGCGTCACAAACATCCCCAGGCCGTGCTGTACTGAAAGCAGAGGTGTCTTTCTGGCTCTCACTCGGCGTTCGTCGTGGCTTGACCGTGACGTTGAGACCCGGGCCATCTGCCTTCCCGAGGAACCGAGGGTCTCAGGCTGGCGAAGAGGTCAGCGATGGGGGACCTCACCCCGGCGCGAGACCCTGGGCCCGGCGGTGCCACGTGCCCCTCGCCcccggggcctgggggtgggTTCCCGCCCCACGAGCAAAGGCAGAGCGCGGGCGCTCGCGGCCGATGGGCTGGTAGCCACCCTGGAGGTGAGACAGGAGGCAGGGCTCAGACGGAGCGGCTCCCGGTCCTTGCCCGGCTCAGGCGTCCCCACCTCCTGAGGACGTTTGTGCCGTGTGTCCCTCCTCCCGGAGCGGGGGCCCTCTTGGCTGGCCTGAGACCCAGGCGTGCCCTCAGCCTCGGGCGGCACCAGGCAAGGTCAGGAGCCAAGGTGGTCTCAGCCCCCCGCAGGGCTCCCGACTACCTGCGTCACCACGGGGGCAGCCTGGGGGGCCTTGAGCTCGGGGTCCCAGGGCTCCAGGGCTCTGAGCCGGCTCCCGGGgcgtgctgggggctgggggttgcAGGAAGAGGCCATTACCACAGCCTGGGAACTGGGGGGCAGGCTGGTGGGTGGGGAGCCGAGAGCTCAGGGGGCTGTGCTGGGGGGGTGCTTCTTGATGGACCCCACGAAGCAGGCTTCCAGACCAAGCCAGGGCTGGAAGGATGTGGGGCGGCCCTCTTGTGCCCTGTGGGGAGCTGGGGCCACAGGGCCGAAGGGCCATGTAACCCCATGTCTGTGGCTCTCCTTAcagccccctgcccgccccccgaACTCCCCAGCGCTTGAGATGAGGCCCCggatgctgcctgtgttctttggGGAGAGCATTGAGGTGCACCCAGAGCCCACACACGAGATCCGGTGAGTGGGGCTGCAGGGCGGGTGGGGGTGCGGCAGGCGCTGGTCCCGACGCCCCATGGGGAAGGGGGGCCAGGCTGTGGGCCCAGCAggctctcccccccgccccatcccccgGGCAGCCCTCTGGTTGCTGCTCCCTGAGGAGGAAAAACCGAGGCTTGGCCAGCGATGAACTGATTCTAAGAGACGCTGACCCAAGGggaccttctctgtctctctcctgtgCTCCGGGTCTGCACCGGGCCATTTCCCCCCTGCCCTTCTTCCCAAATctggctgattttattttaatccaaCCTTCCAGAAAGTTTGCACAATGATCAGCCCTCACACACCTCAcgtagctccctccctcctccggTCCTGCCAGATGTTTCGGTATCCGTGACCCAGCCCCGCACAGGCAGCTGGGGACCCCCTTTTCTGCTCAGGGCTTGGCAGGTGTCATGTGAATACAGAGTTGCTCTGGGTTCCTGGGACTGTCGTGTCTCCTTTATCCACTGAGGAGTCCTTGACCGCACCCGTATCAGGTGCGCTCCCGCGTGTGGGACAGCTTAGGTGCATCTGGACTTCTGGGCTAAGGTGACCCCACCAGGAGATTTCCTGCATTGGTTTGCCCTCCTTGGAGGGCTTCTGGGGATCAGGATTCCCGAAGGTGGAGTCCAGGGGCCACGGGTCTTGCCCAGATATCCACAGGATCCTCGGGCATAGATCTGTCCACGTCAACCTGGGCCGGCCAGGGAGACCggctgtcccccccaccccccagctcaggACGTGGTCCCAGGAGACAGACGCATCCGCTTGACCGTTCGTTCTTCCCAAAGAGACCCCGTTATTTAAATGTGGACTAAGACGACCAGCCGCCCCCACATGGGTGCACAAGAGCTTGACTCTCGGGCCTTCCGATCCCCTTCCCGAGCTGACCGTCTGTGGGGCTGCGATGGGGGACGAGGCAGGTACAATCCCCACCCTCCCGGGGCTTTTGCCTGCAGTTTGCTTTTTGGAGTCTGGAAGCAGAGCTCTGGGCCACTGAGCAGCTGCTCGCTCGTAAGGGGGTCACGCACATGGGGGTGTCGAAGCTACTTTTTGGGGAAACTTATTTTGGTATAATTTCAAACTTAGAGCAAAGCGTCAGGGAGAGCACAAGGAAGCCCCGCGTCCCTGTTAAACAGATTCACTGCTTCTTTACATTTTGTCCTGTTTGCTTGAACATCTGCACGCTCGCCTTCTTCGTAAACGAAACTTTTGTCTGAACCATTGGAGACAGGCAGTTGGTGGCATCCCGACCTCTAGCCCCTAATACTCTGGCGCCCCTCCCGAGAGCGGGCACATACATCCTCTCGTGTAGTGACACCCCCCCCCGCATCCCCACGGCACAGATTTCGTCCGCTGCCCCCACATGTCCTTTCACGGCAGATTTCTAGCCCGACTCAGGATCCGCCCGAGCCACGGGCCGCGTCGAGTCCCACCTCTTCAGTGTCCAGCAAGCGGGCACACTCCCTCTGCCGTTTGGCCCTGACACCTTGGGAGAGCCAGGCCGTTCTGTTCGGTGGTGCCCTGCCCGCGTTCACGGAGCCCCGCCCCCCAGACGGCACGGGGTGCGGGGGCAGCGGGCGGCCCCCATCCCGGGCTCaccctgcctccccgccccccccccgccctccccagctGCAACTCGGAGGTCAAGTACGCCTCGGAGAAGCACTTCCGGGACAACGTCTTCTACGCGCCCGTGCCCACGGTCACGGCCTACAGCGAGACGATCGTGGCGGCGCCCAACTGCACGTGGCGCAACTACCGCAGCCAGCTGAGGCTGGAGCCGCGGCCCCGGGCCCTGCACTTCCGCAGCACCACCATCATCTTCCCCAAGCACGCCAGGAGCACTTTCCGGACCACCCTGCACTGCAGCCTGGGCCGGTCCCGCCGCTGGTTCACCTCCAGCGTGCACCTGCAGCTGTGCGGGCACCCCCGCCTCCTGGGGCCCGCGGCGGCGCTCTGACGGGGCGGGGCCGCCCCCCACCAGTGACCTTGGACTGGGGGCGCCCAAGGACGGACTCCGCGGCTCAGCCTGGAGCcggggcaggagggaggtgggggaggcccGTCGCAGTGTGGCGGACTCCATTTTATTAGCTCGGGATCGGGTGAGGCGGCGCGGGCATGGCGCTCTGCAGATGCGGTGGGTGGTGGCCCGCCCCAGGCTCCTGGCCGGAGAGGGAAGCCGGGCGTCGGAGGCGCGCCCGTGGAGCCCAGAGCAGCCTTGGCCGGAGGGCTGCTGCAGCCCCTCCAGACCCCCGGCCACCCCGTCTGTCCGGGGCTGCCGGCCTGGCTCCCAGGCCgtgggccagggagggggggTGCCACCCCAGACACCCACACTCCTGGGAAGAGCTGTCTCCAAAGTGGGCCCTTCACCAGCGCGTGGCTCGGCGAGTGGCCCGGGCTGAGCGACCGGGGGGCCGTTGAGCCGGGAGGCTGGGCACAGGCCAGCTGCTGAAGCCAGGGCTCGTGCTGGTAAAGACCTTGCCCGAGCGGCTCCCGTGTCCTGTGCCCCCAGGGACGCAGATTGAGGGCACAGCCCGCCTAAATGGAGGCCTGGGAGCTCTGCGGCCGGAGCCTCGCCCCCAGGGCATCCCTGCCAACCTCTGTCCGCGCGACCCCAGCCGGAGCAAGACTCTCAGCCCGGAGCCTCCGTGCCAGGTGCCAAGGGGAGGCGTCGAAGCTCTCGGAACGTCCGCCGTCACCTGCGTGAGGGTCCGGGCTCAGCTGTCGGCTTAAAGAGATACTATGGGGGTTTCTGCGCGTGGTGATGCCACACGGGCCGCAGGGCTCACCTGGCGTGTGATGCCGGGACGCGCCAGGGCCTAGGGACCACGGTCTGgtgccccaggagcccccagtgTGGCCTGAATGGACCCGGCGGGTAGGGGGCTGCCCCGCCACTCCCTTGGTCACCCCCCACAGTGGGGGTGAGAGAAGCAGCTCCGAGCTCACGTCCAAGAGAGGCAGAGTGCCTGATATATTTTTATAGACCTACACAGACAGTGCATGTTCTCTCCACAGTCTGATTAACAAATAACTTAAGAACCTGACTGATCATCTTAATAAAATGTGCAAACCCAAAGAGGCTACCCCTTCTGTGTTTCTGAGCCCCTCAGATCCCATGGGATGGGGGGACAGGTTTTCATAGGCCCCTGTACTCTGTGACCATCCCTCTTCTTCCCACCCAGGCTTAGCTTCAGGGAACCCCGCCTCCCCTCAGCCTCTCCTCTGCTCACAGGGAACAGGGAGGTGCTCGGAAGGCTCAGAACCTGTACCCCATCCCCTTAGCCCCCGTGGGCACGGCTTCACCCAAGAGCTGGTGAATAAATGCAGAGACCCAGGCCCCACCATCGGATTCGGGTCTGGGGGTGGTTCCAAAGGatcctgggaatctgcatttttttggTACCCAAATGCTTTGTGCCCAGCATCTCAGCCCCCTGCACTGatacccccaacccctcccccgaGAAGGGCCCCAGCTGCCTCTGCAGAGAAGGTTGTCCCAACCCCTATTACACCTTCTCTCCACCTCGTCCACGTCTTCGGAGTGGCCCCTGGGGCCCCAGGTTGTGAGTGCTATTAGGGAGACACTTGACAGCCACGGGACACTGTCCCCTGGGAATTGCAAAGTCAGACTGGaatttgcccccccccccccgggcctcTGGAGTTGGTAGGCTGAGCAGTGGGGTGTGTTTTGACATAGAGGCTTTTTGCAGGGGACAGATCCCTCATTCGAGGGGGTGGGTCGCAGGAGTACGATGGGCAGGGTCATTTGTGGCCTCCTGATGCCGGGCCCTGAGCCTGCCGGTGTGTCAGATGGCATAATTGTAAAGCTGTCCTAGCTGACTCCTTCAGCACCCAGATGCTCCCGATGCTGGAAGAAACATCCCATGTGGTTTCACTCCGGTCAGCCGTACCTGCTGAGATGGTGCATTCCcgtatctccattttacagaggagtaaggcacagagaggttaagtaacttgcctgaggtcacacagcgagtgggaggcagggccaggatCGTACCCACTTGGCTACCTGCCTTTGATGGAGGATGGTCTCTAGCAGGGTGGGGCCAGGGGGTGAAAACCAGGAGGGTCAAGGACAGGCTTCGGTCACTTTGAGGAAGACTCCTGAGGCCTCTGTGGGCTGTGTGGACAAGCCTTAGGGACCCTGAGAACCCAGCCCGTTTAGAGATGGGATTCTGTGCGGACATGCGTGCTGGGGGTTGCATCATTTGTACCTAATCAGTCCAACTGCACAAGCTCCATTTTAACCATGACCTTGATCTCCTACCACTTGGAGGAAGAATGGGTTGGGCTTCTGGACCTGTGCAGTTATGATGCGATGAATCGAGCGACCTTGGGGGTGCCCCTGGGGCCGCCCTTCCAGAAGGAACTTCCGAGGTGCACAGGTAGCTGAGAGCCTCCAGCTGCAGCTTTCTGGCCCCTGCCTGGGCCCCCCAGCATGAGTCCTCGCCCTCGGGGGACTGAGACGatgtctttcccttctctttccggGCATCACCTCCATCCCAACCAGGTCTCCcagacagagagcacagcaaGTTGGAGTCCCTGACTGCTCCCTGTCTCCAGGGGGCTCTGTGAGGCCCagcctgggaggaggagaaagtgggGAGCAAGGGCAGCTGCCCAGAAGTCCCCCAAGCACACCCCGGTTTTCCTGGGAACCCGGAAGACCTGGAGGCCAAGCAGAAGAGACGCCAGATTCATCTAGATCCTTGGGATTTCCAACCCCCAAATAAAGAGACCGGAGCGCAGTGCCCCCTGCGCCCAGGCTCAGGCTGCGACCTGCCCGGCCCTGCTCGCGCCCCGGACCTAGACGCACTAGGAAGCCCCCGGGGGACAGATGTCACTCACGCAGTCCCCCGGGCGCAGGAGACCACACTG
Proteins encoded in this region:
- the RFLNA gene encoding refilin-A; the encoded protein is MVGHLHLQGMEESLKEKSREGLLDSPDSGLPPSPSPSPPFYSLAPGILDARAGGAGATSEPPGPGEARAPPARPPNSPALEMRPRMLPVFFGESIEVHPEPTHEIRCNSEVKYASEKHFRDNVFYAPVPTVTAYSETIVAAPNCTWRNYRSQLRLEPRPRALHFRSTTIIFPKHARSTFRTTLHCSLGRSRRWFTSSVHLQLCGHPRLLGPAAAL